From Plasmodium coatneyi strain Hackeri chromosome 7, complete sequence:
tagggtatagAAATTCGGATCTCgcgtttaggtttcagggtattGGAATCAGATTTCGGGCTGATTGTATAGGGAGTCGGATTTcaggtttagagttcagggtttagggtataagaaGTCGGACTtcggttttagggtttatggtttatgCTTCACATATTCAGGATTTTGGGTTTAATATTGAGTGTATAGGAAttggatttcgggtttaggattcagggtttgtggcctggtgtttaaAAGAATAAGGGTTGTGTTTGAATGGGAAAAGCTTCTAACAGATAGATGGTTACTTCCgataaattaaaagaggTTCCTGGCTGTAGGGAAAAACTCCTCGCAGTTAGGcaaactggacaagggggtgaCAGGACAAGGGGAGACAGGACAAAGGGGAGACAGGACAAGGGGGAGACAGGATCAGGGGAATCTGGACATGGCGGAGACTGAACAAGGGGGAGACTGAACAAGGGGGagactggacaagggggagactgaacaagggggagactgaacaagggggagactggacaagggggagactgaacaagggggagactgaacaagggggagactggacaagggggagactgaacaagggggaaaggaacagGACAACCCCGTTCTAATGGGACAAGGGTCATCCTTCAATGTGCACACTTATAAGGggtgcatacaaaaaaaaaaaaaaaaaaaaggggggtaatgctttacttttttttcttgccaAAAGTGTTGCATTATttgtactttctttttttcttattttttctttcttacatttctatatataaataactcTGCATGCAAAGGAAAGTAATACTCCAAACAGAGCCGaaagaagagggaaagaaaaaagtgctaacctcatcaaaaaaatatttcagtatttaaaaaaaaaaggaaggaaaaatttatgtAAATAAAGGATTggataaaatataaatgaacacTTTAAATattaagtgaaaaaaaaaattgcaaacacGTGAGAatagaatggaaaaatattttttctgacTTATGTTTATTGCACATTAACAAGAACACCTTAGtacaatgaaaaggaaggaacagaccggggaaaaaaaaaggaaaatgtccTTCAGTTCCGGTACACTATATAAAATGCACAACCACTTATATGAAGTGGGACACATTCATTCAATTCTCCACATGCTACTTATAATGTAGGGCAGCAACAGCAGTAGATTATacttattgttccttcctccaggAAGGTTAGCACATCATTACGTGGGTTGATATTTTATATTGGTTTTTTGCCGTGAactacttcttccttggggttgtctattatttgttcctcttccccttcttctagGTGGTGGTGATGACCTACCACaatcatatatggtagaattgtctgttgACAGATTTGATGTGGAGTAATCTGTTGGcgaacctattgttgaaccATTTTCTGTTAAATCGTTAAAGTTATGTCGTCCCATtgctgttgttctttttcttctgttcttATTGTTGCTATTTTTATTGCTTCCCTTAATGAAGATGCCATTTATCCATGAAGGTAGGAggttatactaaaaaaaagaagaggaaaggaatggggaaaggaatatgtattatgtGCAAAGATATATAATGCatgcatgtatacatatataccacatatatatacatagtggtaattgtatgtacttaccttgtagaggaagaaagcgacagctgctggtaatcctatcAATGTGACAATTGTGGAGGAGATGACAGTAGAAAGTGATGTATTTTCTGTACTGGGTACAGAAAGTTCTTCCATGGACTCTGAGACAGTCATAACTTCACGTGGTTGTGTTAGTAGGTTCTTGTAATCTTGGTTATTGAACATGTCCTGGAAGGCACTACAGTGTTCTTTATAAGTTGCTGCTGCCCCACATATACTCTTCACTTTATCATAATCGTTAAGAATATCTTGGAGGTGCTGATCATACTTTTCATCACATTGGTTACCACTTCTCTGTAACTGTTGTTTTATAGTACCATAGTCCTGGTAGTACTCgtacatttttctcatttgtttgAAAGTGCTTTCGGCAATATATTCATCTATCTTTTTACACTTACGCGCAACACTTACCTTTTCCAATGCATTATAAACTTTCTCCATGAAGTCGACGAATCCACTTTCTTTGGATTCCTTAAAGATGGTACTCCCTACCCAGTAATAGAACCAAAAACACCAATCATGATCAGGTGCATTGAcatgtttttctttatatatgtaacagtAGGATTCTACAATTTCATTGACAATGTTCTCTATGCCCTGACGTTTCCCTAACTTATCCCTTAACTCTTCTTATACTCTTCCGGCAGAATCATCAATCAAAATGGAACTGCACTCATTTGTGTGCCCATTCAGATCATGATACGCTGTTCGGGAAGGTAGTTGATCTAAATCCCTTACCTGTAAGTGcaattaacaaaatatatatatatattttttttttgtattttccacTTATGCGTTATATTATTGATAAAGTATAAAAGGCATAATCTGTATGAATCTCATTTGAACAGATAAGTAACCGTTAGCGTCTTCCCTGGTGTTGCTACCATTGTTAATATAGACTGCGTcgtatataatgaatttaTTCTGAAGTATGCTCATTTATACAGAACATAAATATGTGCGAACGCCCCCTTTTCATTCTATAATGATCATGGAACAGTGTTAAATTTCTATTTCTCCATCCAACAGTACACATTACTCAATTGTCAAGTAAGCACCGTAttctatatacatgtgtTAAATCATTAGGGACATTTAATTAAGGTAAGAAGAGGTATGAACGGGCgtacgaatgaacgaataaacaaagaataaaaaaataatggatcgAAGGAGTCAAACTCCTCCTCATGTTCAATCTGTGTATCTATGCATTATAATTCTAAACTGTGTACGCCTGCTCGAAATATTACcttattatgtacacttctctcttattatatatataagcacacctttttttctatttgacgAAACATTTAACATACATGTACTACAtacttttatgttttattgttatgtttaaaggggagagttaattgaaaattgttaatacatgcacgtattgcataattcaaacaagaaaaaaggatcgcacactcttccttccccttctacCTTTTCggaatgtacacattcctCCATATTCAGTGAaaagaagtatatatattcaaaattAAAATAGAGAAAAGGAGTGTAAAACAAAGATATATATGCTCAATGAATatttaaaagtgaaaagttTGTGTATGCACACCTCTGTAGTAGCGGGGTGTGAAGCAGCCCCCTTCCCTGTATGATCGGATTgttgttataataattttgcactcattcttccccctcttttgttccttatacCTTTTTCGAATAATTACACTATAAACAgtttaaacataaaaaaaatatattatattaccTGAGTTTTCTTccacattccttttttttaatctatgtgcacattacagAATTCATTTCACACATTCAATTCCTTTTCACTCCCTCCGATAGGTATATTGCAAGTATTTCATTCATATACACAACAACGTTGTGAACGATGTGTACATTAGGGGGGGAGTAAGAGGATAGGGTAGTTCCAATAGCAAAGCgagtatgtgcacattccacacacatatatattcaaatgAGTTCGTTTGTAATGTACTCATtgcaaaggaagggaaaaaaacagagagaagtagtacacataaaaaaaaaacaaatgtaatGTGCACTTAAAAAGGGGCGAGTGGATACCTCAGTTAGCACCATACACCTGCTGTATGAGTAACTCCCTCATAATACACTTATtaaggggtggaagaaaaaatgaagaggattattattactaaagtgttataaatgaaaaggaagggggggagacaTGTACATTGCTGAGCACATTATTATGGTAAGGGGtacacgcacacatatacggatgtatgtatatatgtacttatatatgtgttttcttctcttcctctcataaataattttgtataatttttcctctatgacacacacatacctatatatatgtatattcccGGTGCCGTTCGAAAATTTAAACACCATTATATACtcttaagaaaaaataaaaagttccATATTCATCAACAAtcacacaacaacaacaacagaaataAAGCATAGAATGTTCACACCCTTACGCTActtaatatataaacaacCATTAGAATAAATtcaaattacatatatagaggaaatatacaaataaacCATGTCAGAAACAGCACCAGCGGtaaggaacaatttttaaagggAAGCAGCACATATAACATTTCATATATGTTTGATGTGATGTTGTGTAAAGTGAAataatacaaatatataagaatatgcacatatatatatatgtatattcccTTCAAATTTCATTTGTAGGTTAAAATTAGGAGTATGATGCCTTCGAGTATCGATTTTTATCATGAATTCGAAAGCGGGATTGTAGAGTGTAGAAGTGGAAATGGATGCACGGAGAATATAAACGGTCTCGAAACattaaatgggaaaataggAGATTATTATGGTAAATTATCAAAAGCAAAGTGCCATGCGTGCAACATGTATACAGACAAGAAGAATCCCCAAAAAGATGCCTACCActtcttatattattggataggtgAAAAATTATCTAAAAGTAAAACGGTACAGAAGGAACTTTTCGGAAGTGACATAAGTCTTCGTTGCGGAactataaataattattgtACAGAGGGAGGGGGCGGAGTATGTGGACTCCCCTGCAATGATCGTCCTGAACCAGATATTTTCAGTAATAGAAAAATCTTATTCGATTATTGGTATGATCACACTGTGGTGAGAGCTGTGTTAGAATTTAGTGGGTCCCAAGGTCTTGAGATATGTCAAAGTTACTTTGACGAAGTCAAAGCAGCAAAAGATGCAATGGAAACACATTGTAAAACGAATTCAACAGATGAGTACTGCACAAAATTTTGGAGCGCACATAAGACAGAcattaataataaaatatcaCAATTTCAAGATAAATTGCAACAACTAACAACACAGCACCAGCTTGCACAACAATCCACACAATCCCAATTAAACGAAGTTGTTCGTCAAGCAAATAAAGCTTCTTCTCTATCATCTGCTTTTGGTACCATAGCAGCAATAGAATTCCCAGCATTggcatattttctatataaggtaagaaCTAAAACAATAGTTgcgaaatataaataatagttgacttttccttccttccaaccacCACACTAGCAACCGTCCTTCCACCGCTAACAAGCgtccttccaccactaacaactgtccttccaccactaacaaccgtccttccaccctaacaaccttccttccaccactaacaactgtccttccaccctaacaaccttccttccaccctaacaaccttccttccaccactaacaactgtccttccaccctaacaaccttccttccaccactaacaaccttccttccaccactaacaactgtccttccaccactaacaactgtccttccaccactaacaactgtccttccaccctaacaactgtccttccaccctaacaacccacctaccacctacaatccctaacaaacttccttccatcataccaccaccctaacaaccttccttcccttcagtataaaccatggtcttcctggtttggtaacaatttcaatggaagaagcacaagaagaaggagatcTGTCAGCAGGAATgaattcgacacattaacgCACAATGCTTCCACAACGGATTCCATAATGGATGCAAGCGAAGATTCCACAATAGAAGATTCCAACACAGTACGTTCCTCTGCTGCGTACAACACAAGACAACGCAAGGGCAGAGCGACAATAAGTAATGGATTAGGTCATGGACAAAATATAGGTTATGGTCGGATgtaatatta
This genomic window contains:
- a CDS encoding KIR protein, with protein sequence MSILQNKFIIYDAVYINNGSNTREDANELRDKLGKRQGIENIVNEIVESYCYIYKEKHVNAPDHDWCFWFYYWVGSTIFKESKESGFVDFMEKVYNALEKVSVARKCKKIDEYIAESTFKQMRKMYEYYQDYGTIKQQLQRSGNQCDEKYDQHLQDILNDYDKVKSICGAAATYKEHCSAFQDMFNNQDYKNLLTQPREVMTVSESMEELSVPSTENTSLSTVISSTIVTLIGLPAAVAFFLYKYNLLPSWINGIFIKGSNKNSNNKNRRKRTTAMGRHNFNDLTENGSTIGSPTDYSTSNLSTDNSTIYDCGRNNKYNLLLLLPYIISSMWRIE